A genome region from Musa acuminata AAA Group cultivar baxijiao chromosome BXJ3-5, Cavendish_Baxijiao_AAA, whole genome shotgun sequence includes the following:
- the LOC135581028 gene encoding uncharacterized protein LOC135581028: MQIQEEIKVDHKDRCSGVPIKKRLFHLSRCSFSPSQETCSISHNYQRQPNQFSVEAESSVSVKDAGLPLDTGTCPKDVVNSSSASSGQRYGSDVHANHDEMELKKATRAFKGSNMEEDLNADNRPSLGLDMDKGKQLSQPGTSEMIIVDRTMEEKIATCDVSAFRGVETTSIVHLSSSKDNKYHGYNSSKQEIVKTCSLDLRQTMHNEVDSEYGSADRCVSRENWDLNVPMEVWEANLSDSVVEHAMDHRLNQSTMHPQNIDRCLIQPKLGTIASVSTSGASMVERSQYKPRLRNWRTPANDKRGYEGGLDLQLRPPSRPELRINWGKIAPSDLSLSLTGNLSEVSCRVVKPEHCENSNQKVTEVSQHSSLKSVGTRHVNSEPCDENVHGDASSVAVLFYQESSLGRVLKSEPPEEPKEKPPSLESDDNHQLTCCTDVSPSQVKPALNSNAVVDANILNDNNPVMPGNAKIESGESTSLALDPAELSSSDVPYKADDVLTNICANQGAEGNTSKSVDIIADPIISDAKESNANMTESREIADVASSLHHESASYLKEPMTHDDLSEGSAEMDCSDNEDYTSSKLVAGDDLHMATDVNKVPSATNQEGLGLPAEIQTEQFNSNEQQFDATYNLRFTTDITIPVDGDIEVKGGELGDPVPQCASEVSCDHEEKRVRGNVLEWSNELPCEYEKKVHENVTTDFTGSDGHAVMMEIHSDTKGKQIVSEEAMSLHRAENFDVSMCRDKKEMSSDLTTVLHEPPDNGVVRVSSSKRLAKPCPEAIKNHLGKEKSSEMKSDSIRPPNAIAKTIEDNVDRQQMRTRYAIASIKHPKLPERDSDVSGVGNKHVDDAGKHSHEKNVDSRCKHRQITKVSSPTIRSFGQRKPISSRSISSGTEDGLIDKQRRDRMFSQRRRCSEFESKKNQDQSTDKCDSDYMNTARHSNRHLDRNSNTRYASEHNNSRKHQFSRLSTRSEVPLEVATNGSVGSASTLSRRPMGDQPFRSSCFPLWRRLPRHQEEPPLVDTRNARCLVRDVSPNKEEIMRTLDHEMVDSILYSHPTMQYGPTENDVLPRGSNISPTRRRPPPSHFYGMGSPRRWLSPGTSPEMVMNKQHPALVRHGAPPSVDMPNSPHGHLYFPEGMMVERNALPADMDEMLPVNDLDLPRPGGFLQRNTRRYCFGPHETAADYLGPVHFFADHFIDTRNRYDGRDNHEHTTLPYHVEDARHIRSSRDFDSQSRNRHGNGRDRLRSIVEQGEGHRCRGEQGWRDGGLHSERLKKRKP, encoded by the exons ATGCAAATACAAGAAGAG ATTAAAGTTGACCATAAAGATAGGTGTTCTGGTGTGCCAATAAAAAAAAGGCTATTTCATTTGTCACGATGTTCATTTTCTCCATCCCAAGAAACATGTTCAATATCACATAATTATCAGAGGCAACCTAATCAGTTCTCAGTTGAAGCAGAATCTTCTGTGTCAGTAAAAGATGCTGGTCTGCCACTGGACACCGGTACATGTCCTAAGGACGTCGTAAATTCTTCCTCCGCATCATCTGGTCAGAGGTATGGCAGTGATGTCCATGCTAATCATGATGAAATGGAACTCAAGAAAGCCACAAGAGCCTTCAAGGGATCAAATATGGAGGAAGATCTTAATGCTGATAACAGGCCATCACTAGGCTTAGATATGGATAAAGGAAAGCAGTTATCACAGCCTGGTACATCGGAAATGATTATAGTTGACAGGACCATGGAAGAGAAAATTGCTACATGTGATGTATCTGCATTTAGAGGAGTTGAAACAACATCCATTGTGCATTTATCGTCATCTAAGGATAATAAATATCATGGTTACAACTCGTCCAAGCAAGAGATAGTTAAAACCTGTTCTTTAGATCTGCGTCAGACCATGCACAATGAAGTGGATTCAGAGTATGGATCTGCTGATCGCTGTGTGAGCAGAGAAAATTGGGATTTGAATGTTCCAATGGAGGTGTGGGAAGCCAATTTAAGTGATTCAGTTGTAGAACATGCCATGGATCATAGGTTAAATCAGAGCACTATGCACCCGCAAAATATTGACAGATGCCTCATTCAACCTAAGCTAGGCACCATTGCGAGTGTGTCAACATCAGGAGCATCTATGGTCGAAAGAAGTCAATACAAGCCAAGATTGAGAAATTGGAGAACACCTGCTAATGACAAGAGGGGCTATGAAGGTGGCTTAGACTTGCAGCTTCGACCACCTAGCAGACCAGAGTTACGCATTAACTGGGGAAAGATAGCCCCTTCTGATCTTAGTCTTTCGTTGACTGGGAATCTTTCAGAGGTATCTTGTAGAGTTGTGAAGCCTGAACATTGTGAGAACAGTAATCAGAAAGTAACTGAAGTGTCTCAACATAGTAGTCTAAAGTCAGTGGGAACTAGGCACGTAAACTCTGAACCATGTGATGAAAATGTTCATGGTGATGCTTCCAGTGTAGCTGTTCTCTTTTATCAGGAATCATCACTAGGAAGAGTGTTGAAATCAGAGCCACCTGAAGAACCTAAGGAAAAGCCACCAAGTTTGGAGTCGGACGACAATCATCAATTAACTTGTTGTACAGACGTTTCCCCGAGTCAGGTTAAACCTGCTCTTAATTCTAATGCTGTGGTTGATGCAAATATACTTAATGATAATAACCCAGTTATGCCTGGTAATGCAAAAATAGAATCAGGTGAGAGCACTTCTCTGGCTTTAGATCCTGCTGAGTTGTCAAGTTCCGATGTACCTTATAAGGCTGACGATGTGCTTACCAACATTTGCGCTAACCAAGGTGCAGAAGGAAACACTAGTAAATCAGTGGATATTATTGCAGACCCCATCATTTCTGATGCAAAAGAATCTAATGCAAACATGACTGAAAGCCGTGAAATTGCTGATGTGGCCTCTTCTCTGCATCATGAGTCTGCAAGTTATCTTAAAGAACCCATGACTCATGATGATTTGTCTGAAGGTAGTGCTGAAATGGACTGCTCGGACAATGAAGATTATACTTCATCAAAACTAGTTGCTGGAGATGATCTTCACATGGCTACTGACGTAAACAAGGTACCAAGTGCCACAAACCAGGAAGGCTTGGGCTTACCAGCTGAGATTCAGACAGAACAATTCAACAGCAATGAACAGCAGTTCGATGCTACTTATAATTTAAGGTTTACAACCGATATAACTATTCCTGTAGATGGTGATATTGAGGTCAAAGGTGGTGAACTTGGAGATCCTGTGCCACAATGTGCAAGTGAGGTTTCCTGTGACCATGAAGAGAAAAGAGTACGGGGAAATGTGCTAGAATGGTCAAATGAGCTTCCATGCGAGTATGAAAAGAAGGTACATGAAAATGTGACTACTGATTTCACTGGTTCAGATGGTCATGCTGTCATGATGGAAATACATTCAGATACAAAGGGCAAACAAATAGTGTCTGAAGAGGCAATGAGCCTTCATAGAGCTGAAAATTTTGATGTCAGTATGTGCCGTGATAAAAAGGAGATGAGCTCTGACCTGACAACAGTTTTGCATGAGCCACCAGATAATGGAGTGGTACGAGTTTCTTCCAGTAAGAGGCTTGCTAAACCTTGTCCGGAAGCAATAAAGAATCACCTTGGAAAGGAGAAGAGCTCAGAGATGAAGTCAGATTCTATCAGACCACCTAATGCAATTGCAAAAACTATCGAGGACAATGTAGACAGACAGCAGATGAGAACTAGATATGCCATTGCGTCTATTAAGCATCCGAAGCTGCCAGAGAGAGATTCAGATGTCAGTGGCGTTGGGAATAAGCATGTTGATGATGCAGGTAAGCATAGCCACGAGAAGAATGTTGACAGTAGGTGTAAGCATAGACAGATTACGAAGGTAAGTTCACCTACTATTAGGTCATTTGGCCAGAGGAAACCTATTTCTTCTAGGTCAATTTCATCAGGAACTGAGGATGGGTTGATTGATAAGCAGAGGCGAGACAGAATGTTCTCTCAGAGGAGAAG GTGTTCAGAATttgaaagcaagaagaatcaagaTCAGTCAACTGATAAATGTGATTCTGATTACATGAACACTGCAAGGCACAGCAACCGGCATTTGGATCGGAATTCCAACACCCGGTATGCATCAGAACATAATAATTCAAGAAAGCACCAATTTTCAAGGCTTAGTACAAGGTCGGAAGTTCCGCTAGAAGTTGCTACAAATGGTTCTGTTGGAAGTGCCAGCACTTTATCGAGGAGGCCAATGGGTGATCAGCCATTCCGTTCATCTTGTTTTCCACTCTGGAGGCGACTGCCGAGGCATCAAGAGGAACCACCGTTGGTGGATACCCGAAATGCTAGGTGCTTAGTAAGGGACGTTAGCCCTAACAAGGAGGAGATCATGAGGACACTAGATCATGAAATGGTGGATAGTATCTTATATTCGCACCCTACTATGCAATATGGACCAACCGAGAATGATGTCTTGCCGAGGGGAAGCAATATTTCACCTACTCGGAGGAGACCTCCTCCTTCACATTTCTATGGAATGGGCTCACCTCGTAGGTGGCTTTCCCCTGGAACATCACCTGAAATGGTTATGAATAAACAACATCCAGCATTAGTAAGACATGGAGCACCACCATCAGTTGACATGCCCAATTCGCCTCATGGACATCTTTATTTCCCAGAAGGTATGATGGTTGAAAGGAATGCTTTGCCTGCCGACATGGATGAAATGCTTCCTGTTAACGATCTTGATCTACCTAGGCCCGGTGGGTTTCTGCAGAGGAACACAAGGAGGTATTGCTTTGGCCCACATGAAACAGCTGCGGACTATCTTGGACCTGTTCACTTCTTTGCTGATCACTTCATTGACACAAGAAATCGTTATGATGGGCGTGATAACCATGAGCATACTACTCTTCCTTATCATGTAGAAGATGCTCGCCATATTCGCAGCTCGAGGGACTTCGACAGTCAGTCAAGGAACCGACATGGAAACGGTCGTGACAGATTAAGAAGCATAGTAGAGCAGGGTGAAGGTCACAGATGCCGTGGAGAGCAAGGATGGCGTGATGGCGGACTCCACAGTGAGAGGTTGAAAAAGAGAAAACCCTGA
- the LOC135637716 gene encoding probable membrane-associated kinase regulator 4, giving the protein MAKTLPSYDHIAEEDEEEEDYIDMDVSCATEMGNSTTNSFLCYAVVSSPHSKEFEFQMSVQSAESEATAYPADELFYKGKLLPLHLPPRLQMVEKLEKSKEMNASEDEAAIAPATPTDRTPFGSCNISPASSCYVSGELDAEDYYRCSAELVRSNRKSSWSKKLRLIKHLSQSLKLKASKAYLKSLFNKPRRPDESCAAAHQAKECTDGSAAEARKKLVEQAQIGTHLFDDTNALGLMRSINREKHIEEDDVCYRKSFSGAMSWSHTATDSSVSLTSASSSSSSSFTGTTRSGGSNQPLLLLNRSSSLNAEVESSIQGAISHCKKSQQMISGRKSASDVGFCSLSAPIIAVARENQEKPGLCRG; this is encoded by the coding sequence ATGGCTAAGACACTCCCTTCCTACGACCACATAGCagaagaagatgaggaagaagaagactacATCGACATGGATGTCAGCTGTGCAACAGAAATGGGCAATAGCACTACCAACAGCTTCCTCTGCTACGCCGTCGTCTCCTCTCCACATTCCAAGGAGTTCGAGTTCCAAATGAGTGTCCAGTCGGCGGAGTCGGAAGCCACTGCGTACCCTGCTGATGAGCTCTTCTACAAGGGGAAGCTCCTCCCTCTGCATCTCCCTCCTCGGCTTCAAATGGTCGAGAAGCTCGAGAAGTCAAAGGAGATGAATGCCTCCGAGGACGAGGCGGCCATAGCACCAGCTACCCCTACGGATCGCACTCCATTTGGGTCGTGCAACATCTCTCCTGCCAGTTCTTGCTATGTCAGCGGCGAGCTGGATGCGGAAGACTACTACAGATGCTCGGCAGAGCTGGTAAGGTCAAATCGAAAGAGTTCTTGGTCCAAGAAGCTCAGGTTGATCAAGCACTTATCCCAGAGTCTCAAGCTGAAGGCTTCAAAGGCTTATCTCAAGTCTCTGTTCAACAAACCGCGGCGTCCCGACGAGTCATGCGCGGCCGCTCATCAAGCCAAAGAGTGTACCGACGGCAGCGCTGCGGAAGCCAGAAAGAAACTAGTGGAGCAAGCTCAGATCGGGACTCATCTTTTCGACGACACCAATGCGCTAGGACTCATGAGGAGCATTAACAGGGAAAAGCATATAGAAGAGGACGACGTGTGCTACAGGAAGTCGTTCTCAGGCGCCATGAGCTGGAGTCACACGGCGACGGACTCATCGGTGTCGTTGACGTCCGCTTCTTCTTCGTCATCGTCATCCTTCACGGGTACGACGAGGTCCGGTGGATCCAACCAGCCCCTGCTGTTGCTTAACAGGAGCAGCAGCCTGAATGCAGAGGTGGAGAGCTCAATTCAAGGGGCGATTTCCCATTGCAAGAAGTCTCAGCAGATGATCTCTGGTAGAAAGAGTGCAAGCGATGTTGGATTTTGTTCCTTGTCTGCTCCTATAATTGCTGTCGCTCGTGAGAATCAAGAGAAGCCGGGGCTTTGCAGGGGATAA
- the LOC135638855 gene encoding receptor-like protein kinase HERK 1, with amino-acid sequence MAIREIEARLIVFMMVAIRCVHCVFTPADNYLIDCGSLTNTTIGTRVFVADVSLSSTLTPPSNNLANTSQNSVPTSYGTALFRNARVFRERSSYSFQIKAHGRHFVRLYFFPFVSGGYNLSAATFGVSIQDVVLLNKFQPRANATVVKEFSLNITSDTLILTFAPSANTSLAFVNAIEVVSVPDNLINDTAKIVDPQGKYHGLSGQALETIYRINMGGPQVLPGDDTLWRTWENDQKFLLTPGLSQSSNFTGKINYMDGATEEIAPQVVYATVVELSKDAQNTIGANVNLTWQFSVDANSVYLTRFHFCDIVSKSAIDLLFNVYINAWLASEVDLGQITFNSLATAVFMDFVLKADDASGKLSVSINPSPIINGLPNAILNGLEIMKINGSAGLAVAVIPPGSNKNFGFILGSILGAVAVAVVAIILCVVLRKRKLAKQSSKTWVPFSIDGLTSHSTVSQTSNETAFKIGQNGDLGYRFSFMVLQEATNNFDENWVIGVGGFGKVYKGVLRDETKVAVKRGNPKSQQGLNEFRTEIELLSRLRHRHLVSLIGYCDEKNEMILVYEYMEKGTLKSHLYGSDLPPLVWKQRLEICIGSARGLHYLHTGQAKAIIHRDVKSANILLDENLLAKVADFGLSKTGPELDQTHVSTAVKGSFGYLDPEYFRRQRLTEKSDVYSFGVVLLEVLCARPVIDPTLPREMVNLAEWGMKWQKRGELEQIVDTRIAGSVRPESLRKFGETIEKCLADSGVERPSMGDVLWNLEYVLHLQDADPSVSEIDSINRITELSPQVQNINTIFESAPAEEAGTSVHNDLTDVSMSKVFSQLIKSEGR; translated from the coding sequence ATGGCCATTAGGGAAATCGAAGCGAGACTCATCGTCTTCATGATGGTTGCGATTCGATGCGTCCACTGTGTATTTACCCCTGCAGACAATTACCTGATCGACTGTGGGTCTCTGACCAATACAACCATCGGCACTAGAGTTTTCGTGGCCGACGTCTCACTTTCCTCGACCTTGACACCCCCCTCAAACAACTTAGCCAATACTTCACAGAACTCGGTCCCTACTTCCTACGGCACGGCGCTCTTCCGGAACGCCCGGGTCTTCAGGGAACGCTCCTCCTACTCTTTCCAAATCAAGGCGCACGGCAGGCACTTCGTTCGCCTGTACTTCTTCCCCTTCGTGTCCGGAGGCTACAACCTCAGTGCAGCAACCTTCGGCGTGTCGATCCAAGATGTTGTCCTTCTCAACAAATTCCAGCCTCGGGCGAATGCAACGGTCGTCAAGGAATTCTCATTGAACATAACCAGCGACACTCTTATCCTTACATTTGCACCATCGGCAAACACTTCCCTTGCCTTTGTGAATGCCATTGAAGTTGTTTCGGTTCCTGATAATCTAATCAATGATACTGCAAAGATCGTTGATCCTCAAGGCAAGTACCATGGTTTATCAGGCCAGGCATTGGAGACGATTTACCGGATCAACATGGGGGGGCCTCAGGTCCTTCCAGGCGACGATACGCTGTGGAGAACCTGGGAAAATGATCAGAAATTTCTGCTCACTCCTGGTCTATCCCAGTCATCTAATTTCACCGGAAAAATCAATTATATGGATGGAGCTACCGAGGAGATTGCCCCTCAAGTCGTGTATGCCACGGTTGTAGAGTTGTCTAAAGATGCCCAAAACACTATCGGTGCCAATGTTAACCTGACATGGCAGTTCAGTGTGGATGCTAACTCGGTCTACTTGACAAGGTTTCATTTTTGTGACATAGTCAGTAAATCGGCTATTGATTTGTTGTTTAATGTTTATATCAATGCATGGCTTGCTTCTGAAGTTGATCTCGGTCAAATCACATTTAACAGTTTGGCTACAGCTGTTTTTATGGATTTTGTTCTAAAGGCTGATGATGCCTCTGGTAAGCTTAgtgttagtatcaatccttcacCCATAATCAATGGTTTACCAAATGCCATTCTCAATGGCCTTGAGATAATGAAGATAAATGGCTCTGCTGGTCTGGCAGTTGCTGTCATACCACCTGGTTCAAATAAAAATTTTGGCTTCATACTGGGCTCAATCCTTGGAGCAGTTGCGGTGGCTGTCGTTGCTATTATTCTTTGCGTGGTTCTTAGGAAAAGGAAGCTCGCAAAACAGAGTTCCAAAACTTGGGTGCCTTTCTCCATCGATGGCTTGACTTCTCACAGCACGGTAAGTCAGACTTCCAATGAAACTGCTTTTAAAATTGGGCAGAATGGAGACCTTGGTTATCGTTTCTCTTTCATGGTGCTGCAAGAAGCAACAAACAACTTTGATGAGAATTGGGTGATTGGGGTTGGAGGTTTCGGGAAGGTCTACAAGGGAGTGCTAAGAGATGAAACAAAAGTGGCAGTGAAGAGGGGTAATCCAAAATCTCAACAAGGTCTCAATGAGTTCCGCACCGAAATTGAACTTCTGTCACGCCTGCGCCACCGCCACCTGGTTTCTCTTATCGGGTACTGTGATGAGAAGAATGAGATGATTCTTGTTTACGAGTACATGGAAAAGGGCACTCTTAAGAGCCATCTATATGGTTCAGATCTTCCTCCTCTTGTTTGGAAGCAGAGATTGGAAATTTGTATTGGATCAGCCAGAGGATTGCACTACCTTCATACCGGTCAAGCCAAGGCTATCATCCACCGTGATGTTAAATCTGCAAATATTCTACTTGATGAGAATCTCTTGGCAAAGGTTGCTGATTTTGGGCTCTCGAAGACTGGGCCTGAGTTGGATCAGACCCATGTCAGCACCGCCGTAAAGGGGAGTTTCGGATATCTTGATCCTGAGTACTTCCGGAGGCAACGGTTGACAGAGAAATCTGATGTGTATTCATTTGGAGTGGTTTTGCTTGAAGTGCTTTGTGCGAGGCCGGTCATTGATCCCACCCTACCAAGAGAGATGGTGAATTTAGCAGAGTGGGGAATGAAGTGGCAAAAGAGGGGTGAGTTGGAGCAGATTGTTGATACTCGGATTGCAGGATCCGTTAGGCCTGAATCTCTAAGGAAATTTGGGGAGACGATCGAGAAATGCCTGGCAGACTCGGGTGTGGAGCGCCCCTCGATGGGAGATGTTCTTTGGAACTTGGAGTATGTGCTACATCTACAAGACGCAGATCCTAGTGTTTCTGAGATCGATAGTATCAATCGCATTACTGAACTTTCACCGCAGGTTCAAAACATCAACACCATCTTTGAGAGTGCCCCTGCGGAGGAAGCTGGTACGTCAGTGCATAATGATCTTACAGACGTCTCCATGAGTAAGGTTTTCTCACAGTTGATCAAGTCAGAGGGTCGGTAA
- the LOC103986156 gene encoding ABC transporter G family member 5, producing MSRFVDKISVLERLSSPMAEAEGIARGGLLVHHHHHHPRGPSVTLGQLFKRVGEAHSGGGVGDEDASQPHHVVAMGEFDGAGGGGLASRPLPIVLTFTNLSYSVKRARNMFLFRKSRLAMDPAAGLATPDAFSGSKTLLDSISGEAREGEIFAVLGASGSGKSTLIDALANRIARESLQGSITLNDEKLDDQLLKIISAYVMQDDLLFPMLTVEETLMFSAEFRLPRSLSASKKKSRVQALIDQLGLRTSAKTIIGDEIHRGVSGGERRRVSIGIDIIHDPIILFLDEPTSGLDSTSAFMVTKVLQRIAHSGSIVIMSVHQPSYRILCLLDRLLFLSRGQTVYSGPPDGLRGFFSDFGHPIPANENPTEFALDLIRELEGTPTGARSLVDFNKAHQSVRLAVAAADKPSLSLNDAISASISRGKLVSGATEGAPSAPSVQNYANPFWIEVGVLTKRSFTNSKRMPELFGVRLGAVLVTGFILATIFWRLDNSPRGVQERLGFFAIAMSTMFYTCADALPVFLQERNIFMRETAHNAYRRSSYVLSHTIVGFPPLVLLSIAFASTTFFAVGLAGSMQGFFFFVLIVLASFWAGSGFVTFLSGVVTHIMLGCAVVLSVLAYFLLFSGFFIDRTRIPDYWIWFHYLSLVKYPYEAVMQNEFDDPRKCFVRGVQMFDNTPFGGLPEAIKLNVLKSISSSLGVNITSQTCITTGTNILEQQSVTQLSKWDCLWIAVAWGFFFRFLFYISLLLGSRNKRR from the coding sequence ATGTCGCGGTTCGTCGACAAGATATCCGTCCTCGAGCGGCTCTCTTCCCCGATGGCGGAGGCCGAGGGCATCGCTCGCGGCGGCCTGCttgtccaccaccaccaccaccacccccgcGGCCCCTCCGTCACACTCGGCCAGCTCTTCAAGCGCGTCGGCGAGGCCCATAGTGGCGGCGGCGTGGGGGACGAGGACGCGTCCCAGCCCCACCACGTCGTCGCTATGGGCGAATTTGACGGCGCCGGAGGTGGCGGGTTGGCCTCCCGCCCCCTCCCTATCGTCCTCACCTTCACCAATCTCTCGTACAGCGTCAAGAGGGCCCGCAACATGTTCCTTTTCCGCAAGAGCCGCCTCGCCATGGACCCCGCCGCAGGCCTCGCGACGCCGGATGCGTTCTCCGGGAGTAAGACGCTTCTGGACTCCATCTCCGGCGAGGCCAGAGAAGGGGAGATCTTCGCGGTGCTGGGGGCCAGCGGCTCCGGAAAGTCCACCCTCATCGACGCGCTCGCTAACCGCATCGCGAGGGAGAGCCTGCAGGGCTCTATTACCCTCAACGATGAGAAGCTCGACGACCAGCTGCTGAAGATCATCTCCGCGTACGTGATGCAGGACGACCTCCTGTTTCCCATGCTTACCGTGGAAGAGACCTTGATGTTCTCCGCTGAGTTCCGGCTGCCGCGATCTCTCTCCGCCTCGAAAAAGAAGAGCCGGGTGCAAGCGCTCATCGACCAGCTGGGCCTTCGGACCTCCGCCAAAACCATCATCGGCGACGAGATCCACCGCGGCGTCTCCGGAGGCGAGCGCCGCCGGGTTTCTATTGGCATCGACATCATCCATGACCCCATCATACTCTTCCTCGACGAGCCCACGTCCGGCCTCGACTCCACAAGCGCGTTCATGGTGACCAAGGTGCTGCAGAGGATCGCTCACAGTGGGAGCATCGTGATCATGTCGGTCCACCAGCCGAGCTACCGGATTCTCTGTCTCCTCGATCGCCTCCTTTTCCTCTCCAGAGGCCAGACCGTGTACAGTGGGCCGCCCGACGGTCTGCGCGGGTTCTTCTCTGACTTCGGCCATCCCATCCCAGCCAACGAGAACCCAACAGAATTCGCGCTCGACCTTATCCGCGAGCTCGAGGGCACTCCGACCGGTGCAAGGTCCCTCGTCGACTTCAACAAGGCACATCAGAGCGTACGACTCGCCGTGGCCGCCGCGGACAAGCCATCTCTTTCTCTAAATGATGCCATCAGCGCCAGCATCTCCCGCGGGAAGCTTGTTTCCGGCGCGACCGAGGGAGCGCCCTCGGCGCCGTCGGTCCAGAATTACGCCAATCCATTCTGGATCGAGGTGGGTGTGCTGACAAAGCGGTCGTTTACCAACTCCAAGCGGATGCCAGAGCTGTTCGGCGTCCGCCTCGGCGCGGTGCTCGTCACGGGATTCATCCTGGCGACCATCTTCTGGCGGCTCGACAACTCGCCCAGGGGCGTGCAAGAACGACTCGGCTTCTTCGCCATAGCCATGTCCACCATGTTCTACACCTGCGCCGATGCGCTGCCGGTCTTCCTCCAGGAGCGCAACATCTTCATGAGGGAGACGGCACACAACGCCTACCGCCGCTCGTCCTACGTCCTCTCCCACACCATCGTCGGCTTCCCGCCGCTGGTCCTCCTGTCCATCGCCTTCGCCTCGACCACCTTCTTCGCCGTCGGCCTCGCGGGGAGCATGCAGGGGTTCTTCTTCTTCGTGCTGATCGTCCTGGCCTCCTTCTGGGCCGGCAGCGGTTTTGTGACCTTCCTCTCCGGGGTGGTGACGCATATCATGTTAGGCTGCGCCGTCGTCCTCTCCGTTCTGGCCTACTTCCTACTCTTCAGCGGCTTCTTCATCGACCGGACCCGGATCCCCGACTACTGGATCTGGTTCCACTACCTTTCACTCGTCAAGTACCCTTACGAAGCGGTGATGCAGAACGAGTTCGACGATCCGCGCAAGTGCTTCGTCCGAGGGGTGCAGATGTTCGACAACACGCCCTTCGGGGGGTTGCCGGAGGCGATCAAGTTGAACGTTCTCAAGTCCATAAGCAGTTCTTTAGGGGTGAACATAACCAGCCAGACCTGCATCACCACCGGCACCAACATCCTGGAGCAGCAGAGCGTGACGCAGCTCAGCAAGTGGGACTGCCTGTGGATCGCTGTGGCGTGGGGCTTCTTCTTTAGGTTCCTCTTCTACATCAGCCTCCTGTTGGGAAGCAGGAACAAGAGGAGGTAA